From the genome of Populus trichocarpa isolate Nisqually-1 chromosome 15, P.trichocarpa_v4.1, whole genome shotgun sequence, one region includes:
- the LOC112324378 gene encoding uncharacterized protein LOC112324378, whose amino-acid sequence MSENNESATQNADVAFQLRAIGQQLELLSRTYKDLKDEVNSIKQQNRGADRRGNTVRMAVRNVRSDFEEFVDENADAGEDDYDFASAGQGIRSGPNRARMNEQKKVKLVIIEFTEYALIWWDQIVISRRRNGERPVQTWGEMKVLMRRRFVPNHYYRDLYLKLQGLNEGYKTVDEYHKEMEIAMIRANVVEDREATMARFLNGLNRDIANVVELQHYVELEDMVHMATKVERQLRKGHPRPAFNSGSSSSWKPNLKREGTVRPRSFVPSRTELPKAKVEVPPDAKGKSETQPKRTRDVKCFSCQGHGHYASECPNKRIMMIRDNGDMESESDTSDCEGEHLLEDSDGDELALPVGESLVIRRTLQVQVKEDEINQQRENIFHTRCYVQSKVCGLIIDSGSCVNVCSTTLVSKLNLCTVKHAKPYRLQWLNDSGEVKVTKQVVVPFFIGKYVDEVLCDVVPMQASHILLGRPWQYDRKEFDDVFPDDTPSGLPPLRGIEHQLDFVPGASIPNRPAYRSNPEETKELQRQVDELMEKGYIRESMSLCAAPVLLVPKKDGTWRIVVFLGYIISSRGVKVDEEKIEAIRDWPKPASIADVRSFHGLASFYRRFVKDFSSIVAPMTECLKKGNDFRWSEDAQKAFELIKEKLCTAPVLALPDFAKTFEIECDASGVGIGAVLLQEKRPIAFFSEKLNGARLNYSIYDKEFYALIRALEVWQHYLLPKEFVIHTDHESLKYLKGQSKLNRRHAKWVEFMESFPYVIKYKKGQVNVVADALSRRHEGYLFKMGRMCIPSGSLRELLVREAHGGGLSGHFGEKKTYELLKEHFFWPSMLRDVHKVIERCAICKKAKGKENAYGLYMPLPIPEQPWMDVSMDFVLGLPRTQRGKDSIMVVVDRFSKMSHFIPCNKTDDAVHVADLFFQEIVRLHGVPKSIVSDRDTKFLSHFWKTLWRKLGTKLLFSTACHPQTDGQTEVVNRTLSSLLRAVIHKNLKSWDTCLPIVEFAYNRSVHGATKFSPFEVVYGFNPCVPIDLIPGDLVWIHISKGRFPSKRKSKLMPRADGPFRIIEKVNDNAYKVDLPGNYNVSATFNVKDLTPNLDDDDDSDLRTNHFQPGADDVHHGNYNPSCKAKTNVQEDSDGPMTRSRAKQLQRALTSQIGMIEAASELKISNQFEIGSRMFICLQLELGDEKSP is encoded by the exons atgtctgaaaacaacgaatcaGCTACACAAAACGCTGACGTAGCTTTCCAATTGCGAGCCATAGGCCAACAACTTGAGCTATTGTCTAGAACgtacaaggatctgaaagatgaggtgaattcaataaagcaacAGAATCGTGGGGCTGATCGCCGAGGAAATACGGTCCGTATGGCCGTACGAaatgtcagatctgattttgaagagttcGTTGACGAAAACGCAGATgcgggtgaagatgactatgattttgcatctgctggCCAAGGAATCAGGTCTGGACCAAACAGGGCTAGGATGAAT gaacaaaagaaggtgaaattggtgataattgagtttacggagtatgcattgatttggtgggatcaaattgtaattagtaggaggaggaatggggagcgacccgttcagacttggggggagatgaaagtcttaatgaggagacgatttgtgccaaaccactattacagagacttatatctgaagctccaaggtctgaatgaaggttataagacagtagatgaatatcacaaagagatggagatagcaatgattcgggccaatgttgttgaggatagagaagccaccatggctaggtttcttaatgggttgaatcGGGACATTGCCAATGTGGTTGAGCTACAGCATTATGTGGAGCTAGAGGacatggttcacatggctacgaaggtggagagacaacttcGGAAGGGACATCCTCGGCCAGCGTTTAATTCgggctcttcatcatcttggaagccgAATCTAAAGAGAGAGGGTACTGTCCGGCCAAGATCCTTTGTTCCTTCTAGAACTGAACTACCAAAGGCTAAAGTTGAGGTTCCTCCTGATgccaaaggtaaatctgaaactcaacctaaacgtacccgtgatgttaaatgtttcagcTGTCAAGGACATGGACATTATGCTTcagagtgtccaaacaagagaatcatgatgattagagataatggtgatatggaatctgaaagtgacacATCTGATTGTGAAGGCGAACACTTGTTAGAGGATAGTGATggggatgagttagcattaccggttggggagtccttggttataagacgaacacttcaggttcaggtaaaggaagatgaaattaatcaacaaagggagaacatcttccatacgcgttgttatgtacaaagcaaggtgtgtggtttaattatagatagtggaagctgtgttaatgtttgtagtaccacccttgttagtaaactgaatttgtgtactgttaagcatgctaaaccatatagattgcaatggctgaatgatagtggtgaagtgaaagtgactaaacaggttgtggttccattttttattgggaaatatgttgatgaagttctgtgcgacgtggtaccaatgcaagcaagtcacatcttgttggggagaccatggcaatatgataggaag gagtttgatgatgtgttcccTGATGATACTCCTagcggattaccaccattgaggggGATAGAGCATCAGCTTGATTTCGTACccggagcttcaattcctaaccgaccagcctatagaagcaatcccgaggagacgaaggagcttcaaaggcaagttgatgagctgatggaaaagggctacattcgtgagagtatgagtcTGTGTGCTGCACCtgtgctacttgtgcctaagaaggatggaacatggaggat tgtcgtgtttcttgggtatattatctctagcaggggagttaaggttgatgaggagaaaattgaggcaattcgggactggccaaaacctgctagtatcgctgatgtgaggagtttccatggtttagcttctttctacaggcgatttgtgaaagacttcagctctattgttgctcctatgacagaatgcttgaaaaaagggaacgactttagatggagtgaagatgcgcagaaagcatttgagctaattaaggagaagttgtgtactgctccagttttagcacttccagactttgctaaaacattcgaaatagagtgcgatgcttccggagttggaattggggctgtcttgctgcaagaaaagaggccgattgcattcttcagtgaaaagttaaatggagcacgtttgaactactctatttacgacaaggagttctatgctttgattcgggctctagaggtTTGGCAGCACTACTTattgcctaaagaatttgttatacatactgatcatgaatccttgaagtatcttaaggggcaaagcaagctgaatcgcagacatgctaaatgggtggagtttatggagtcatttccttatgtcataaagtacaagaaagggcaagttaatgtggttgctgatgctctttctaggag gcatgaaggttacttgttcaaaatgggcagaatgtgtattccttcaggatcgttacgggagttgcttgtgcgagaggctcatggtggtggtcttagtggtcattttggggagaagaagacttatgagctgctgaaagaacatttcttttggcctagcatgttacgggatgtgcacaaggtgattgagagatgtgctatttgcaagaaagctaagggtaaagagaatgcatatggactgtatatgccattgcctattccagagcaaccatggatggatgttagcatggactttgtacttgggttaccaagaacacagcgtggaaaggattcaataatggtcgtggttgatcgattctccaaaatgtctcatttcattccttgcaacaaaactgatgatgcagtacatgttgctgatttgttctttcaagagattgttcgtttgcatggagttcctaaaagcattgtctctgatcgtgatacaaagttcttaagccacttttggaagactctttggaggaagcttggaacgaagttacttttcagtacggcatgtcatccacaaactgatggacaaactgaggtagtaaaccgaactttatcttctttgttacgagctgttatacataagaatttgaagagttgggatacttgtttgcctattgtggagtttgcatataatcgtagtgtgcatggggctacaaaattttcaccatttgaggttgtgtatggctttaatccttgtgttcctattgatcttattc ctggagatcttgtttggattcatattagcaagggcagattcccaagcaaacgtaagtccaagttgatgccaagagctgatggtccatttcggattatagagaaggtgaatgacaatgcgtataaggtagatcttcctggtaattacaacgtatcagctacttttaatgtgaaagacttgactccaaacttggatgacgatgacgattctgatttaaggacaaatcattttcaacccggggctgatgatgtgcatcatgggaattataatccatcttgtaaggctaaaactaatgtgcaagaggattcagatggtccaatgacaagatcgagagcgaaacaactacaaagggccttgacgagtcaaattggaatgattgaagctgcgtcagagttaaaaattagcaatcagtttgaaattggttcaaggatgtttatttgcctacaattggaacttggagatgagaaaagcccttaa